The DNA sequence GGCAAGAGCGCCGCCGCCGGGTGCCGACCGCCGAGGTCAACGAGGTCTTGGAGCAGGCGGTGCGCAAGCAGCCACCACCGCACCACCGGGGACGCCCGGTCAAGCTCAAGTACATGACGCAGACAGGCACGGAACCTCCGACCTTCGTCGTTTTCGCCAACTATCCGGACGCGGTGCCTGAACACTACATTCGCTATATGCACCACGCCTTGAGGAACCGCTGGCCCTTCGCGGGCGTCCCCCTTCGCGTCCGCGTGCGGGCGAGCTCGGGCGAATGAGTCCCTTTCTCCTCACGGCTCTGGCCTATGTGGTCGGTGCCACCCCGACCTCCTTCTGGGTCGGGAAGGCGAAGGGAATCGACCTGCGCACTCGAGGAAGCGGCAACCTGGGCGCCACGAATGCATTCCGGGTGCTCGGCTGGCGCGCCGCTCTCCCGGTCATCGTGGTCGACGTCTTCAAGGGCTGGTTGCCTGCATGGGTCTTCCCCCGCCTGGATGGAGACGCAGCCTGGGGATGGGTCCTCGCGTACGGGGGCGCGGCCATCGTCGGACACATGTTCTCGTTCTGGGTTCGCTTCCGCGGCGGGAAGGGAGTGGCGACCAGCGGGGGCGTCTTCATCGCTCTGGCGCCCCTGGCGGCTCTGGTTGGGTTCGTGGTTTGGGCCCTGACGGTCGTCCTCACGCGCTTCGTTTCGGTCGGATCGATCGCAGCCGCTCTGGCCTTGCCGATCGCCATCGCCCTTACTGCCCCCCCCGGTGGCCGCGCTCTACTCGGCTTCACGAGTGGGCTGGCAGCGTTCGTGATCTGGGCGCACCGTAGCAACGTCGGCCGCCTGCTCCGCGGGGAGGAGCCTCGCATCGGTCGCCGCGCGCCTGCAGGGACCCCGTGAAGGGGCCGGCGCGGGTCACGGTCGTCGGGGCGGGAAGCTGGGGTACCGCCATCGCCGGTTTGCTGGCGGGCAAGGGCCTGCCGGTCTGCCTCTGGGCGCGCGAACCGGAAGTGGTCGACGCCATCCGCTCCAGCGGCGACAACGCTGTCTTCCTCCCGGGTGTGCGGCTTCCTCCAGCGTTGGAGGTGACCAACGACCTCCGCGAGGCCGTCTCCGGCGCTGGGGTGATCGTTTCCGTCAGCCCCGCTCAGCACGTCCGCGCGGTCATGGAGCCGATCGCTGCTGGGTTGGAAGCCGACGTCCAGATCATCTCCGCCTCCAAGGGGATCGAGATCCGCTCGCTGGAGCGCATGGATGGCGTCTTTCGCGCATTGCTGACGCCGCGCCAGATGGAGACGTTCACCGTGATCTCGGGACCGAGCTTCGCCGCCGAGGTCGCAGCCGGTGCACCGACTGCGGTGGTCGTCGCCAGCGCCAGCGAGGAAGCGCGCCTGCAGGCCCAAGCCCTCTTCCAGACCGACGTGTTCCGTGTCTATACCACCCCCGACGTGATCGGCGTCGAGCTGGCGGGCGCTCTCAAGAACGTGATCGCGCTCGCCGCCGGTGTCGTCGCCGGCCTGGGCTTCGGCCACAACACGCGGGCGGCCCTGATGACCCGGGGACTGGCCGAGATCGCCCGCTTGGGGATCCGGATGGGCGCCCTGCGGGAAACCTTCGCGGGGCTGGCGGGAATGGGCGACCTGGTCCTGACGTGCACCGGCGAGCTCAGCCGCAACCGCACGGTCGGCTACCGCCTCGGTCGGGGCGAGAGCATCCAGTCGATCCTCGGCGAGATGCACACGGTAGCAGAGGGAGTCGCGACGGTTGAAGCCGTCGTGGCCCTGGCCGAGCGCGAAGGCGTGGACATGCCGATCGCTTCGGAGGTGCACGCCATCCTGACCCAGGGGCGCGCGCCCCGAGAAGCGATTCGACGCCTGATGATGCGAGACCCGAAACCCGAGGATTGGTCGTGACGACTCCCGATGAACCGATCGCCAAGAAAGCCTACTACTCCATCGGGGAGGTCTGCGAGCTGACGGGGCTGAAGCCACACGTCCTTCGCTACTGGGAGACGCAGTTCGAGTCGCTGCGCCCGATCAAGAACCGCGCGGGGAACCGCGTGTTCAAACCAGCCGACATCGAGATGGTGCTCCTGATCAAGCACCTCTTGTATGACCAGAAGTACACGATCACGGGAGCTCGCCGCCATCTGAAGAAGACCCGGCGCTCCGCCGAGCTCAAGGACGAGCGCAAGCAGGCGGTGACCCCGGGCCTGTTGGACGAGATCCGAGACGAGCTCCACTCGCTGCTGGACATTCTCACCCCGGATCAGGGCGCGGAGCAGGCCCGGTGAGCTCACGAGACCTGAGCATCCTCTGCACCAACGACGACGGGTACCTGGCCGAGGGCTTGCGCGTGCTGGCGGAGGCGGCGCGCAGCATCGGCACGGTGACCGTGGTGGCGCCGGACCGCGAGCAGAGCGCCACCAGCCACTCCCTGACGCTCCACCATCCTCTGCGGGTACGGCGCGCGGCCGACGGGGCACACGTGGTGGACGGCACACCCACGGATTGCGTTCTGTTGGCTGTGAACGAACTGCTCCTCGACACGCGCCCGGGGCTCTGTCTATCGGGTGTCAATCACGGACCCAACATGGGCGAGGACGTGCTGTACTCGGGCACGGTGGCTGCGGCCATGGAGGCTACCGTGCTCGGCATCCGCTCGGTAGCCGTCTCCTACACCGGTGAGCAGTACGAAGAGATCTCGGCCTGGACCGACCGTCTGGCAGTGCTGTTCCGGGACCTGGCGCGCAATGCGCGCTTCCCCGACCACACGCTGCTGAACGTGAACCTGCCTGCCATCGATCCCGCCGACCTGCAAGGCGTTCGCATCACCAGCCTGGGGCGGCGGCGCTATCAGGACGCCATCACCCGGGCCAACGATCCCCGCGGTCGCGAGTACTTCTGGATCGGGGGCGGTGTCGCCAGCTGGCAGGGCGGAGAGCACTCCGATTTCAAAGCCGTCAGCGAAGGGTACATCTCGATCACTCCGGTCTACCTGGACCTGACCAACTACGCGCTCATGGAGGAGCTGCGCACGTGGGAGTTCAGCCAGTAGACGGGTTCCGCTTCGTGGGGCAGCGGCGTCGACTGATCGAGCGGATCCGCGACGCCGGGATCACCGATCTCGCCCTGTTGGAGCTGTTCGACCGCGTTCCCCGGCACCTGTTCCTGCCGGAGGGCGTGTGGAATCGTGCCTACGACGATGCCCCGGTGCCGATCGGCTTCGGGCAAACCGCGTCGCAGCCCTCGCTGCAAGCGATGATGCTGGCCGCCCTCGACCCCAGGCCCACCGACGTCGTGCTCGAGATCGGCACGGGAAGCGGGTTTCTCACCGCGCTTCTGGCGCGCTTGGCGGACCGCGTCTACTCCGTGGAACGAGAACGCGCCCTGTCGCAGCGGGCGCGCACGGCTCTGGATCAGTTGGAGATCCGCAACGTGGCGTTGCTCGTGGGCGACGGCACCATCGGTTGGCGGAAGTATGCACCCTTCGACGTCATCGTGGTGTCGGCGGGTGCGCCCACGGTCCCGGAGGCACTCATCGAACAGTTGGCCGAAGGGGGCCGCATGCTGATCCCGGTGGGAGACCGGGACGAGCAGCGCCTCATGCTCGTTCGGCGGGTGGAGGGCCAGATCTTGCAGGAGGACGCACGGATCCCCTGTAGGTTCGTCCCCCTGATCGGAAAGTTCGGATGGAGCAAGGAGCTGGACACGTGACACTGGCTGCCCCGGAGGCCTCGACCGAGCGCCGAGGACCGATCCGCCGGCTCTACGACTGGATGCTCCACTGGGCCGAAACGCCGCACGGGCCCGCCGCGCTCGCTGCGATGGCGGCGGCGGAGTCGTCGTTCTTCCCGATTCCCCCGGATCCGCTGCTGCTGGCCCTTTGCCTGGGAGCCAATCGGAAGGCGTTCCGGTTCGCCGGGATCGCCACCGCCGCCTCCGTAGTGGGGGGACTGGTGGGGTATGGCATCGGTGCTGGCCTCTGGAGCGTGCTGGCCGACCCCTTCTTCCAGTACGTGCCCGGAGTCACGCCCGAGGCCTTCGACAAGATCCAGTCGTTCTACGAGCGTTTCGACTTCTGGGCCGTGTTCCTCGCCGGCTTGACACCGTTCCCTTACAAGGTCGTCACGATCTCTTCCGGCGTATTCGGCATCAACCTGGGCGTGTTCCTCTTGTCCAGCATCCTGAGCCGGGGGCTGCGCTTCTTCCTGGTGGCGGGCCTCATCTACCGCTACGGGGCACCCGTGAAGGTCTTCATCGAGAAGAACTTCAACCTGCTGAGCTGGGCCTTCGGCATCCTGCTCGTGCTCGGCTTCGCGGTCATCAAGCTCATCCTCTAGCCGTTCCGCCAGCGCGCCCACCGGACCTTCCCAGATTCAAGAACCCTCAGGGCGCTCCCCATGGACGCCCGGGGCGATGCAGTGACCGCACCGGCCCGAGCGGCGGGTTGGATTGCGCCCGGGGCTCCCCTACCTTTTCAGCCGCCGGACGGCGCGCCCTGGACGGGTCCGCCGCTCCCGTCCCCGTAGCTCAGGTGGATAGAGCGACTGCCTCCTAAGCAGTAGGTCGCGCGTTCGAGTCGCGCCGGGGACATCGACCGAACGGGTCTCCCCCGGGGACCCGCCCACTCCTGCGGAGGGTTCGCTCGGATGCGGGACCGCCGTGGCGTCACCTTCGTGGAGCTCCTGATCGTGTTCGCGGTGAGCGCCATCCTGCTCGGGATCGCCTGGACCGCGACAGGTCGGGCACGCTCCGCCTTTGCGGTGCGCTCGGCGCGGAACGCCTTTGCCAGCCTGTCGGCCCGCGCGCGCGCCACCGCCGTCGAGAGGGGCCATCTGGTGTACCTGGACGTGACCGAGGACGGCGACAGTGCCTGGATCAGCGAGGGCGGCCCCCCGATCGAGGTTCTGCGCTTCGACGTGCTGGCCCAGGTGGAGGTGACTCCGACCCTGCGCCAATGCCTGGGCCCACGGGGCCTGGCCCTTCCGGGGTGCGGCTCGGTCGGCGGCCCCGTTCAGGTCCGCTTCACCCGCGACGGCCGCTGGGCGGAGGGCACGCTGCTTCCGCTCGGTCAGTTCGTGGAGGGACCGCAGGGTCCGTGAACAGCCGCCCGTCCCAAGGGGGCTTCACGCTCGTGGAGCTGATCGTGGCCGTGGTGATCCTGGCGGTGGGGATCCTCGGCTTCCTGGGAACCCAGACGCTGCTTGTACGGCAGGGCACCGACGCGGATCTCCGTACCGAACGGGCGGCCGCCCGCCAGAGCGTGGCGGAGCGCCTCGCGGCCGTCCCCTACGACTCGATCCTGGACGGCAGCAGCACGGTGGGCCGCTTCGAGGTCACCTGGGACGTGGAGGTCCTCGCGCGTGCCAAGGCGGTCCGGATCGTCACGGTCGGACCCGGGTTCCGAGCTCCAGCCCCCGGGCAAGCCCCTACGCTCGTACCCGCCGTGGCCGATAC is a window from the Gemmatimonadota bacterium genome containing:
- a CDS encoding prepilin-type N-terminal cleavage/methylation domain-containing protein, translating into MNSRPSQGGFTLVELIVAVVILAVGILGFLGTQTLLVRQGTDADLRTERAAARQSVAERLAAVPYDSILDGSSTVGRFEVTWDVEVLARAKAVRIVTVGPGFRAPAPGQAPTLVPAVADTTHLRISRP
- the plsY gene encoding glycerol-3-phosphate 1-O-acyltransferase PlsY, whose translation is MSPFLLTALAYVVGATPTSFWVGKAKGIDLRTRGSGNLGATNAFRVLGWRAALPVIVVDVFKGWLPAWVFPRLDGDAAWGWVLAYGGAAIVGHMFSFWVRFRGGKGVATSGGVFIALAPLAALVGFVVWALTVVLTRFVSVGSIAAALALPIAIALTAPPGGRALLGFTSGLAAFVIWAHRSNVGRLLRGEEPRIGRRAPAGTP
- a CDS encoding YqaA family protein, with product MTLAAPEASTERRGPIRRLYDWMLHWAETPHGPAALAAMAAAESSFFPIPPDPLLLALCLGANRKAFRFAGIATAASVVGGLVGYGIGAGLWSVLADPFFQYVPGVTPEAFDKIQSFYERFDFWAVFLAGLTPFPYKVVTISSGVFGINLGVFLLSSILSRGLRFFLVAGLIYRYGAPVKVFIEKNFNLLSWAFGILLVLGFAVIKLIL
- a CDS encoding NAD(P)H-dependent glycerol-3-phosphate dehydrogenase — protein: MKGPARVTVVGAGSWGTAIAGLLAGKGLPVCLWAREPEVVDAIRSSGDNAVFLPGVRLPPALEVTNDLREAVSGAGVIVSVSPAQHVRAVMEPIAAGLEADVQIISASKGIEIRSLERMDGVFRALLTPRQMETFTVISGPSFAAEVAAGAPTAVVVASASEEARLQAQALFQTDVFRVYTTPDVIGVELAGALKNVIALAAGVVAGLGFGHNTRAALMTRGLAEIARLGIRMGALRETFAGLAGMGDLVLTCTGELSRNRTVGYRLGRGESIQSILGEMHTVAEGVATVEAVVALAEREGVDMPIASEVHAILTQGRAPREAIRRLMMRDPKPEDWS
- a CDS encoding MerR family transcriptional regulator; its protein translation is MTTPDEPIAKKAYYSIGEVCELTGLKPHVLRYWETQFESLRPIKNRAGNRVFKPADIEMVLLIKHLLYDQKYTITGARRHLKKTRRSAELKDERKQAVTPGLLDEIRDELHSLLDILTPDQGAEQAR
- a CDS encoding prepilin-type N-terminal cleavage/methylation domain-containing protein, whose protein sequence is MRDRRGVTFVELLIVFAVSAILLGIAWTATGRARSAFAVRSARNAFASLSARARATAVERGHLVYLDVTEDGDSAWISEGGPPIEVLRFDVLAQVEVTPTLRQCLGPRGLALPGCGSVGGPVQVRFTRDGRWAEGTLLPLGQFVEGPQGP
- a CDS encoding protein-L-isoaspartate(D-aspartate) O-methyltransferase produces the protein MGVQPVDGFRFVGQRRRLIERIRDAGITDLALLELFDRVPRHLFLPEGVWNRAYDDAPVPIGFGQTASQPSLQAMMLAALDPRPTDVVLEIGTGSGFLTALLARLADRVYSVERERALSQRARTALDQLEIRNVALLVGDGTIGWRKYAPFDVIVVSAGAPTVPEALIEQLAEGGRMLIPVGDRDEQRLMLVRRVEGQILQEDARIPCRFVPLIGKFGWSKELDT
- the surE gene encoding 5'/3'-nucleotidase SurE, which produces MSILCTNDDGYLAEGLRVLAEAARSIGTVTVVAPDREQSATSHSLTLHHPLRVRRAADGAHVVDGTPTDCVLLAVNELLLDTRPGLCLSGVNHGPNMGEDVLYSGTVAAAMEATVLGIRSVAVSYTGEQYEEISAWTDRLAVLFRDLARNARFPDHTLLNVNLPAIDPADLQGVRITSLGRRRYQDAITRANDPRGREYFWIGGGVASWQGGEHSDFKAVSEGYISITPVYLDLTNYALMEELRTWEFSQ